CTGCCGTGGATATGGAATAGGGGCAACCTGGTCTACTCACTTACAACATTCTTCAGCACCCCAATCCCATCAATCTCGGCCTCCATCACATCGCCTACCTTCAACCAGCGTTGTGGCGTCATGCCCATGCCGACCCCCGAAGGTGTACCGGTCGCAATAATATCACCCGGTTCGAGCGTCACGCCACGGCTGAAGGTGGCAATACAGGTGGGAATATCAAAGATCATATCGCGCGTCACCGAATTTTGTACCAGCTCGCCATTGAGGCGCAGCCGGATGCCGAGCGCGTGTGGATCGGGAATTTCATCAGCGGTGACAATCCACGGTCCCAGCGGGGCACTACCGTCGAGGCTCTTGCTGTAGAAAAACTGTTGATGGCGCGTCTGAAGATCGCGTGCGCTCACATCATTCATAATGGTATAGCCGAAGACGTAATCGAGCGCAGCACTTGCCGGAATATTCCGCCCACGCCGCCCGATAATCACCGCCAGCTCAACCTCCCAGTCGCGCTGCGCCGAGACATCAGCCATCAACGGTACCGGTGCATTGGGATGATTGACTGCCGTGGGCATCTTACTGAAGAAGACGGGGTATTCGGGCAGCTTTTCCGGCAACCCCTTCGCCCGCAACGACTCAATCGCATGAGCAGCATAATTCATCCCCAGACAGATGATGTTCTTGCGCGGGCGCGGAATTGGCGCACGCAACTCAACCGCAGCCAGCGCACCCCTCCTTCCGCCGTAGCGACGACCTGCTGTGCCGCAGCCAGTAACTCTGGCCCACCATCGATCAGATCGAGCATGGACGCTGCCACCGCCGACAGATCGATCACCTCATCGCCCCGCAGGGCACCAACCCGTTCAACCCCACCATACCGATAGGTTAAGAGCTTCATGTGACCTCCGTATCACCCACACTTACGGCGTCATGACCGTAATCGGAACCGGTGTGAAGACCAGAATAAACGTCAAGAGACCAAGATACGCCAGCCAGCGCCATGGCCCCTCAAGCGGCGAAATCTCATTGCGCAACGGGCTACGCTGCTGACCGATCAGCGCGACCATAACCGCCCAGATGAACCAGCCCGACCAGAGAAATCCCAGTCCCAGCAAAGCAACTGCAACGATCATGCTCATAATCCGTGCCGCTCGTGCACCAAACAGAGCGAAAAAGATATGACCACCGTCGAGTTGCCCAGCCGGCAGCAGGTTCAGACCGGTCACCAGCAAACCGGCCCAACCGGCCAGGGCCACCGGATGGAGATAGACATCTTCGCCGCCTGAGGGCAGGAAGCGCCCGAAGATAAGAATCTTCATTGCGGCATACAGCAATGAATTGCCTTCGGTAAAACTGCCAGGGAGCGGCACTACCTGCTTCACTTCCGAGATGCTCAGCCCAATTGCCAGAACCGGAATGGCGACGACTAATCCGGCGAGTGGACCGGCAATACCGATTGCCAGCAGTGCCCGTCGATTCGGAACGAGGTCTTTAATCGCGATGAAGGCACCCATGGTGCCGAGTAAAAAGAACGGCATCGGGATAAAGAACGGATAACTGACGGCCACGCCCTCACGTCGGGCCACAATGAAATGGCCGAGTTCATGGGCAAGCAGGATTGCCAGCAACGACGCACTAAAACTCAGAGCGTAGCCCCAGTTGAAGACAATCTGACCGGTGCTTTCGATATATTCCTGCCCGCCGACCAGCATCGTCGAGGCAATCGTCAGCACAAAGAGCAAGACCGCTAACCAGAGTCGCGACGGCGGAGCCTTCGGCGGTGTCGGAATAAACAAAATCGCGGCCCCGATAGGATCGTGCTGAAAGAGTGGCGTATACCCAAGCGCCTGGGCACGGGCAACAATAGTATCGTGGGCTGCCTGCGCCTCCAGTAGTAACTGCCCTCGACAACGCACCGCCCGCTGATCACCGTTTGCCAGTTCTTCACTGGAATGCACCAGCATCACTTCGGCGGCCAATATGCGGAGTGCAGACGTAGGATCAAAGTCAAACATAGCGATGAGTCCTTTGCTGCGATGATGTCACTGTTCATCTTACCACAGACGCGCCTCAGCGCTGTTTGCCAGTTCGATGTAGAAGCCATTTTATTTGACAAGTCAGATGATCGCAACGATCCCGCACGTTGCCCCTACGACCGGTATGGTGACTGATGCAACGCTGGTGCAAAGATGCGGGCAGCACTGGCATAGCGGTGGGCACAGCATGGGGCGCAGGTGATTATCGTCTGAACTACACGCTGCTAGCATAGTAGGGCGAGGAGCATACCGGGTCATGGTACATTCCTGACCAACAGGGATGCCTCTGCAGGTGACGCAAAGTGGGATGCGCTGCGGCGCTGGGATGAACAGCGGCACGCCAGTTGTACTTTAACACAGAGAGTAT
This genomic window from Chloroflexus aurantiacus J-10-fl contains:
- a CDS encoding fumarylacetoacetate hydrolase family protein; protein product: MNYAAHAIESLRAKGLPEKLPEYPVFFSKMPTAVNHPNAPVPLMADVSAQRDWEVELAVIIGRRGRNIPASAALDYVFGYTIMNDVSARDLQTRHQQFFYSKSLDGSAPLGPWIVTADEIPDPHALGIRLRLNGELVQNSVTRDMIFDIPTCIATFSRGVTLEPGDIIATGTPSGVGMGMTPQRWLKVGDVMEAEIDGIGVLKNVVSE
- a CDS encoding site-2 protease family protein; this translates as MFDFDPTSALRILAAEVMLVHSSEELANGDQRAVRCRGQLLLEAQAAHDTIVARAQALGYTPLFQHDPIGAAILFIPTPPKAPPSRLWLAVLLFVLTIASTMLVGGQEYIESTGQIVFNWGYALSFSASLLAILLAHELGHFIVARREGVAVSYPFFIPMPFFLLGTMGAFIAIKDLVPNRRALLAIGIAGPLAGLVVAIPVLAIGLSISEVKQVVPLPGSFTEGNSLLYAAMKILIFGRFLPSGGEDVYLHPVALAGWAGLLVTGLNLLPAGQLDGGHIFFALFGARAARIMSMIVAVALLGLGFLWSGWFIWAVMVALIGQQRSPLRNEISPLEGPWRWLAYLGLLTFILVFTPVPITVMTP